A part of Gemmatimonas groenlandica genomic DNA contains:
- the aroF gene encoding 3-deoxy-7-phosphoheptulonate synthase yields MLVVMQPNASAADIDKVCDEIVRQGFKPLPMPGAVRTAIGLLGDDAQVDWSYIEGLPGVANVLIVQKPYRQASREWKNENTIVEIAPGVRVGGSDVVVFAGPCSVESEAQILASAHAVRNAGAHALRGGAFKPRSSPYAFQGLGLEGLKLLALARNETGLAIVTEAMDERGADLVAEYADCIQIGARNMQNYSLLRHVGKLGKPVLLKRGMAATINDLLLSAEYVLSEGNPNVILCERGVRTFDSATRNLFDLTAIPVVQKLSHLPIMADPSHGTGLRDKVTPMARAAVAAGADGILVEVHPTPDKALSDGAQSLYPEQFTELVRQLRLIAGAIDRQLAPTPVR; encoded by the coding sequence ATGCTGGTCGTAATGCAGCCCAACGCGAGCGCCGCCGACATCGACAAGGTCTGCGACGAGATCGTGCGACAGGGCTTCAAGCCCCTTCCCATGCCGGGCGCTGTGCGCACGGCGATCGGTCTCCTGGGCGATGACGCGCAGGTGGATTGGTCGTACATCGAAGGGCTCCCCGGCGTAGCGAACGTCCTCATTGTGCAGAAGCCGTATCGTCAGGCATCGCGCGAATGGAAGAACGAGAACACGATCGTCGAGATCGCGCCGGGCGTGCGTGTGGGTGGCAGCGACGTCGTCGTCTTCGCGGGTCCGTGCTCGGTGGAGAGTGAAGCACAGATTCTGGCATCGGCGCACGCCGTACGGAACGCCGGTGCTCATGCCCTTCGTGGCGGGGCGTTCAAGCCGCGTTCGTCGCCCTATGCCTTCCAGGGCCTTGGCCTCGAGGGGCTCAAGCTGCTTGCGCTCGCACGCAACGAAACCGGACTCGCGATCGTGACCGAAGCGATGGACGAGCGCGGTGCGGATCTCGTGGCCGAGTATGCCGATTGCATTCAGATCGGCGCACGTAACATGCAGAACTACTCGCTGCTCCGTCATGTGGGCAAGCTCGGCAAGCCGGTGCTGCTGAAGCGCGGTATGGCCGCCACGATCAACGATCTGCTGCTCAGCGCCGAGTACGTACTCTCGGAAGGCAACCCGAACGTGATTCTGTGCGAGCGCGGCGTGCGCACGTTCGACAGCGCGACGCGCAACTTGTTCGATCTCACGGCGATTCCCGTGGTGCAGAAGCTGTCGCACCTGCCCATCATGGCCGATCCGAGCCATGGCACCGGACTGCGCGACAAAGTGACACCGATGGCGCGCGCTGCGGTCGCCGCCGGCGCCGACGGCATTCTCGTGGAAGTGCATCCCACGCCCGACAAGGCGCTGTCCGATGGCGCGCAGTCGCTGTATCCCGAACAGTTTACAGAGCTCGTTCGGCAGCTCCGACTGATCGCCGGCGCCATTGACCGTCAGCTGGCGCCCACGCCAGTTCGGTGA
- a CDS encoding LolA family protein — MTRISARAIAMVAMALPAYAPLSAQTVADAEAAYARVAKSWSGTRTLQANFDQKITNPILGRTVVSRGVFVQERPNRVSITFTEPAGDRIVGDGKSLWVYLPSSTPGQVLKLPADADGAIVADLLGQLLDTPRRAFTITGGENVPIDGRATRRVQLVPKSASSVPFSKAVLWLDDKEARPVRVQVLDQQGVDRTITLTSWLPDATLPKDAFKFVTPKGVKVSTKIPGSA; from the coding sequence ATGACTCGAATTTCGGCGCGCGCGATCGCCATGGTCGCCATGGCCTTGCCCGCGTACGCACCCCTCTCGGCACAGACGGTCGCCGACGCCGAAGCGGCCTACGCGCGTGTGGCGAAATCCTGGTCGGGTACGCGTACGCTGCAGGCGAACTTCGATCAGAAAATCACCAATCCGATCCTTGGCCGTACCGTCGTCTCGCGCGGCGTGTTCGTGCAGGAACGGCCTAATCGCGTATCGATCACCTTCACGGAACCGGCCGGTGATCGCATTGTGGGCGACGGCAAGAGTCTGTGGGTGTATCTGCCCAGCAGCACGCCTGGCCAGGTGTTGAAGTTGCCGGCTGATGCCGACGGTGCCATCGTGGCCGATCTTCTCGGTCAGTTGCTCGACACGCCGCGCCGCGCGTTCACGATCACGGGCGGCGAGAACGTGCCGATCGACGGTCGCGCCACACGCCGTGTGCAGCTGGTGCCCAAGAGCGCGAGCTCGGTGCCGTTCAGCAAGGCGGTGCTCTGGCTCGACGACAAGGAGGCGCGACCGGTGCGGGTGCAGGTGCTGGACCAGCAGGGGGTCGATCGCACCATCACCCTCACGAGTTGGCTGCCGGACGCGACGCTGCCCAAGGATGCATTCAAGTTCGTCACGCCCAAGGGCGTGAAGGTCTCGACGAAGATCCCCGGCAGCGCTTAG
- a CDS encoding S41 family peptidase — MAEPLPDAPRSSRRRSRTIAAAAIFAVLLSLGGWWAGRDLTAGTRQARAPLGGARLFDQVVAAVAQKYVDSLDGSALYEKAVSGLLRELKDPYTSYLTEDRLRRLNEQISGTYAGVGLQIDIRDSWPVVIEPIVGGPSERAGVLVGDRIVLVGKESTRGWSREETSKAMRGAPGSSVTFTVERGDSRVNFTLLRDRVHLRAVQRVQLLQNGVGYVDVNVFSAQTAAELSVAVDSVVKLGARSLVMDLRGNPGGLLEQGVAVAELFLDRGQSIVQLRARPGSQPQVFTDSQPQRWPTLPLAVLVDRASASASEIVAGALQDHDRAIVLGVTSFGKGSAQNVYPLSSGGALRLTTARWYTPVGRSINRPAPRDRDEEPEDSAEVTLPDTIRPRFRTDAGRTVFGGGGITPDVIMSDTTTPMQVQSLARAMGKNAGAYRDAVAKQAQAQKRQMNGPGDPVTPAMLDALYADLVGRGVAPPRSVFDSASPWISRSLGYEMTRVAFGADADFLRRTQDDSALLRAMELLQGARSPRDVFSKLEKRAVEVPAAIR, encoded by the coding sequence ATGGCTGAGCCGCTGCCCGATGCGCCGCGCAGCTCCCGGCGTCGTTCGCGGACCATCGCCGCGGCGGCGATCTTCGCGGTGCTGTTGTCGCTCGGCGGATGGTGGGCCGGTCGTGACCTGACCGCCGGTACCCGTCAGGCCCGCGCGCCGCTCGGTGGCGCGCGCCTTTTCGATCAGGTGGTTGCTGCCGTCGCGCAGAAGTACGTGGACTCGCTCGATGGCAGCGCGCTCTACGAGAAGGCGGTGTCTGGATTACTGCGCGAGCTCAAGGATCCGTACACGTCGTATCTCACCGAAGACCGCCTGCGCCGATTGAACGAGCAGATCAGCGGTACCTATGCCGGTGTCGGATTGCAGATCGACATCCGCGATAGCTGGCCGGTGGTGATCGAGCCGATCGTGGGTGGTCCGTCGGAACGCGCGGGCGTGCTGGTGGGCGATCGCATCGTGCTGGTCGGCAAGGAGTCGACGCGGGGATGGTCGCGCGAAGAAACGTCGAAGGCCATGCGCGGGGCGCCGGGATCGAGCGTGACGTTCACCGTGGAGCGCGGTGACTCACGCGTGAACTTCACATTGCTGCGCGACAGGGTGCATCTGCGCGCGGTGCAGCGCGTACAGTTGCTGCAGAACGGTGTGGGCTACGTCGACGTCAACGTGTTCAGCGCGCAGACCGCCGCTGAGCTCAGCGTCGCCGTGGATAGCGTGGTGAAACTAGGTGCGCGTTCGCTGGTCATGGACCTGCGCGGCAATCCGGGTGGACTGTTGGAGCAGGGCGTGGCGGTCGCCGAGCTGTTCCTCGATCGCGGGCAGAGCATCGTGCAGCTGCGCGCGCGTCCCGGTTCGCAGCCGCAGGTGTTCACGGATAGTCAGCCGCAGCGCTGGCCCACCTTGCCGCTGGCAGTGCTGGTGGATCGCGCCAGTGCGAGTGCCTCGGAGATCGTGGCCGGCGCGTTGCAGGATCACGATCGCGCCATTGTGCTGGGCGTGACGTCGTTCGGAAAGGGCAGTGCGCAGAACGTGTATCCGCTCTCGAGCGGCGGCGCACTGCGACTCACCACCGCGCGCTGGTATACGCCGGTCGGCCGCAGCATCAATCGTCCGGCGCCGCGCGACCGCGACGAGGAGCCCGAAGACAGCGCCGAAGTGACGCTGCCCGACACGATCCGTCCGCGTTTTCGTACCGATGCCGGACGCACCGTGTTCGGCGGTGGTGGAATCACGCCCGACGTGATCATGAGCGACACCACCACGCCGATGCAGGTGCAGTCGTTGGCGCGCGCGATGGGCAAGAACGCCGGTGCCTATCGCGACGCCGTCGCAAAACAGGCCCAAGCGCAGAAGCGGCAGATGAACGGACCGGGCGACCCGGTCACGCCGGCGATGCTCGATGCGCTGTATGCCGATCTGGTGGGCCGCGGCGTCGCACCGCCGCGCTCCGTGTTCGACAGCGCATCCCCGTGGATCTCGCGCTCACTCGGTTACGAGATGACGCGAGTGGCCTTCGGTGCCGATGCCGATTTCCTGCGGCGCACGCAGGACGACAGCGCGCTGTTGCGTGCGATGGAATTGCTGCAGGGCGCACGCAGCCCACGTGATGTGTTCTCGAAGCTCGAGAAACGCGCGGTCGAAGTACCGGCCGCGATTCGCTAG